Proteins found in one Microbaculum marinisediminis genomic segment:
- a CDS encoding PEP/pyruvate-binding domain-containing protein → MSKIPGVMAACLVATIGLAAPEGPAAGFEAQKLAPDVTERLDQAWSISRQKIKGPFGPNTCVCNDGRSAPLLTQSGEIRNICGDETLFCAAFKADWGRDLETDGVYVANIFSRDLYEWDRIADHFDLVRGYILERYVIDTSPENKLSQMRQYGGLSGAEYEIVAKRDFYERFLAAEDYNDFRHFLLAYELQKRHFSRGGFGKMQEVRNMASRIQGIDGGFKPLRDAVHNQVSASLIPILEDYRDNRANARTQALTDELIAEIRTLTSLDVAALDNDIGAIENQRIMQLLTNLSVRAAASDGVETMAALGEMMRVTREAVADGTLSPGDRRRAIDLNIVASAVMQSEGSRLRDDGKMSIGQTIAMMRALVDGAYGVGLLSSRERASASNNLQILLLEGGLEGGTVPRAELKHRMALAARVVEWAQNSAVLAFAEVWSQWLHLMPEVGRLPDDIVRGSPLLLYADAHQDVSDFAVGLGAVRHELAGTEVTGGVRALNPGLAVGPLLLNPESGSYSRSELVALAATPEDLQPTAGILTQGEGNVVSHVQLLARALGIPNAVAAKQPFDTVAALAQQDVFYAVTPNGRVILKNSADMTDLEKDVLAEYTANVSRDDDGELADAGGTGKLHIDKDRLDLSVTAPVPLTSLRRKDSGILSGPKAAFLGELKHLFPDNVARGVVLPFGVYYEHYRRARVSVPENLAGKDIAEPGQPLPDFVRATYAQFFGEMIPSGLGEKDLSDWIKPRLDVIVASIIDTPLDEGLKAAIATELDKQGLLDPNDPSMTVGCFVRSDTNVEDMENFNGAGLNLTIFNLVSLDDIYAGVKEVWASPFRYRSFSWRQTLIDDPEWVLPSVIILESVPSEKSGVAITADINSGDPDAILMATSEGVGGAVDGTPAETLLWSAYGIELVTMFKSPTRRMLKPEGGVDVIASTGREHVLSDEEVAALSDAARKIEASLEPTLNAAGTPRPWDIEYGFADGKLWLFQTRPFIGSDEVANLPALSRLDDTPPSVSETVAFDEVPQ, encoded by the coding sequence GTGAGCAAGATTCCCGGTGTTATGGCGGCCTGCCTCGTCGCGACGATCGGCCTGGCGGCACCGGAGGGCCCCGCCGCCGGGTTCGAGGCACAGAAGCTCGCGCCTGACGTGACCGAGCGTCTGGACCAGGCCTGGTCCATCAGCCGCCAGAAGATAAAGGGACCGTTTGGCCCGAATACATGCGTCTGCAACGACGGCCGCAGCGCACCGCTCCTGACCCAGAGCGGAGAGATCCGCAACATCTGCGGCGACGAGACGCTGTTCTGTGCCGCGTTCAAGGCGGACTGGGGCAGGGATCTGGAGACGGACGGCGTCTACGTCGCCAACATCTTCTCGCGCGATCTCTACGAATGGGACCGTATCGCCGACCACTTCGACCTGGTCCGCGGCTACATTCTCGAACGCTACGTCATCGACACGTCGCCGGAGAACAAGCTGTCGCAGATGCGCCAGTATGGCGGCCTGTCCGGTGCGGAATACGAGATCGTCGCCAAGCGCGATTTCTACGAGCGCTTCCTCGCCGCGGAAGACTACAACGATTTCCGCCATTTCCTGCTCGCCTACGAACTGCAGAAACGACACTTTTCCCGCGGCGGCTTCGGCAAGATGCAGGAAGTGCGCAACATGGCGTCGCGCATCCAGGGAATCGACGGCGGTTTCAAGCCGCTCCGCGACGCGGTGCACAATCAGGTCTCAGCCTCCCTCATCCCGATACTGGAGGACTACCGCGACAACCGCGCCAACGCGCGCACCCAGGCACTGACCGACGAGCTCATCGCCGAGATCCGGACGCTCACCTCGCTCGACGTTGCTGCGCTCGATAACGATATCGGCGCGATCGAAAACCAGCGCATCATGCAGTTGCTGACCAATCTTTCCGTACGGGCCGCGGCGAGCGACGGAGTCGAGACCATGGCCGCGCTCGGCGAAATGATGCGCGTCACCCGCGAGGCGGTGGCCGACGGAACGCTTTCGCCGGGCGACCGGCGCCGCGCGATCGATCTGAACATCGTCGCCTCGGCCGTCATGCAGAGCGAGGGATCCCGCCTGCGGGACGACGGCAAGATGTCGATCGGGCAGACGATTGCGATGATGCGGGCCCTGGTGGACGGCGCCTACGGCGTCGGCCTCCTGTCGTCGCGCGAGCGGGCGTCAGCCTCGAACAACCTCCAAATCCTGCTCCTGGAAGGCGGGCTGGAGGGCGGCACGGTGCCACGGGCCGAACTCAAGCACCGTATGGCCCTTGCCGCCCGCGTGGTGGAATGGGCGCAGAACAGCGCGGTCCTCGCCTTCGCGGAAGTGTGGTCCCAGTGGCTGCACCTGATGCCGGAGGTCGGCCGTCTGCCCGACGACATCGTCAGGGGATCGCCGCTGCTGCTCTACGCCGACGCCCACCAGGACGTGTCCGACTTCGCGGTCGGGCTCGGGGCCGTCCGACACGAGCTGGCGGGAACAGAAGTCACCGGCGGCGTCCGCGCCCTCAATCCCGGGCTCGCCGTCGGTCCGCTGCTCCTGAACCCGGAAAGCGGCAGCTATTCCCGATCCGAGCTGGTTGCGCTCGCGGCGACCCCGGAAGACCTCCAGCCGACGGCCGGAATCCTCACCCAGGGCGAAGGCAACGTGGTGAGCCACGTCCAGCTCCTGGCGCGCGCGCTGGGGATTCCCAACGCCGTCGCGGCGAAGCAGCCGTTCGATACGGTCGCCGCGCTGGCGCAGCAGGACGTGTTCTACGCGGTGACGCCCAACGGCAGGGTCATCCTCAAGAACTCCGCCGACATGACCGACCTGGAAAAGGACGTGCTCGCGGAATACACCGCCAATGTCTCCCGCGACGACGACGGCGAACTGGCAGATGCCGGCGGAACCGGAAAGCTCCACATCGACAAGGACCGGCTCGACCTCTCCGTCACGGCGCCCGTGCCCCTCACCAGCCTGCGCCGCAAGGACTCGGGCATCCTGAGCGGGCCGAAGGCGGCATTCCTGGGGGAACTCAAGCACCTGTTCCCCGATAACGTGGCACGCGGCGTCGTCCTGCCCTTCGGCGTCTATTACGAACATTACAGGCGCGCACGCGTGTCCGTGCCCGAGAACCTGGCGGGCAAGGACATCGCCGAGCCGGGCCAACCGCTGCCGGACTTCGTGCGCGCGACCTATGCCCAATTCTTCGGCGAGATGATCCCGAGCGGACTGGGCGAAAAGGACCTGTCGGACTGGATCAAGCCGCGGCTCGACGTCATCGTGGCCTCGATCATCGATACGCCCCTCGACGAAGGCCTGAAGGCGGCAATCGCCACCGAACTGGACAAGCAGGGCCTGCTGGATCCGAACGACCCATCGATGACGGTCGGATGCTTTGTCAGAAGCGACACCAATGTCGAGGACATGGAGAATTTCAACGGAGCAGGCCTGAACCTGACCATCTTTAATCTCGTCTCGCTCGACGACATCTACGCCGGGGTCAAGGAGGTCTGGGCCTCGCCCTTCCGCTACCGCTCGTTTTCCTGGCGGCAGACGTTGATCGACGATCCCGAGTGGGTCCTTCCCTCGGTCATCATCCTGGAGTCGGTTCCGTCCGAGAAATCCGGCGTCGCGATCACGGCGGACATCAATTCCGGTGATCCCGACGCGATCCTGATGGCGACGTCGGAAGGCGTCGGCGGGGCGGTGGACGGAACGCCCGCCGAGACGCTGTTGTGGTCGGCCTACGGCATCGAGCTGGTCACCATGTTCAAGTCGCCGACCCGCCGCATGCTGAAGCCCGAAGGGGGCGTCGACGTGATCGCGTCCACCGGACGGGAACATGTCCTGAGCGACGAGGAAGTGGCCGCGCTCTCCGACGCGGCCCGAAAGATCGAAGCGTCCCTGGAGCCGACCCTGAATGCCGCGGGAACGCCGAGGCCCTGGGATATCGAATACGGCTTCGCCGACGGCAAGCTGTGGCTGTTTCAGACACGTCCGTTCATCGGCTCCGACGAAGTCGCCAATCTTCCCGCCCTGTCGCGACTGGACGATACGCCCCCCAGCGTGTCGGAGACCGTCGCCTTCGACGAGGTTCCCCAATGA
- a CDS encoding TAXI family TRAP transporter solute-binding subunit, which yields MRRHGSFGQASPFRTCIALVLSCLSVPVVAPARPAGDQVQHRFITLGTGSPSGVYYAAGQAICEAVNRAAKRRADRGDRIVTICRAGPSGGSVFNVRQVASGAFTFAIVQANDQRAAVEGIDPQRVKSVPDLRSVLSLQPEILQVVLPRGSDIERVQDLSERHINSGNRGSGTRLLTNELVEAYGASLDEGTMAETFSMELDADALCSGRLDAFVTVSAVPTPSVLDATNRCGARLLPLQGPEIEDWLAGTADLTEIVIPANVYPGIHDPTPSVGVRAGLVTREAVPADVVRDVVAAVFEELPLLRSAHPSLESLQPREMATEGLGAPVHDGAMAYFTERGWR from the coding sequence ATGAGACGTCACGGATCCTTCGGTCAGGCATCTCCCTTCCGCACCTGCATCGCACTTGTACTGTCATGTTTGTCCGTGCCGGTGGTCGCGCCTGCGCGCCCGGCCGGCGATCAGGTCCAGCACCGTTTCATCACGTTGGGCACCGGCTCCCCGTCCGGTGTCTACTACGCCGCCGGCCAGGCGATCTGCGAGGCCGTCAACCGGGCGGCGAAACGGCGTGCCGACAGAGGCGACAGGATCGTCACCATTTGCCGCGCCGGGCCGTCGGGAGGATCCGTCTTTAACGTCCGGCAGGTCGCGTCCGGCGCGTTCACCTTCGCCATCGTGCAGGCCAACGATCAGCGTGCCGCGGTTGAAGGGATCGATCCCCAGCGCGTGAAGAGCGTTCCGGACCTGCGGTCGGTTCTCTCGCTTCAACCCGAAATTCTCCAGGTCGTGCTGCCACGAGGCTCCGACATCGAACGCGTGCAGGACCTGTCCGAACGGCACATAAATTCCGGCAATCGCGGGTCGGGCACCCGCTTGCTCACCAACGAACTGGTCGAAGCCTACGGCGCGTCGCTGGACGAGGGAACGATGGCCGAGACGTTTTCCATGGAGCTGGACGCCGACGCCCTGTGCTCGGGTCGGCTGGACGCCTTCGTTACGGTGAGCGCCGTTCCGACCCCAAGCGTCCTCGACGCGACGAACCGCTGCGGGGCCCGACTGTTGCCGCTGCAGGGGCCGGAGATCGAGGACTGGCTGGCAGGTACCGCCGACCTGACCGAAATCGTCATTCCCGCGAATGTCTATCCGGGGATCCACGACCCGACGCCCTCGGTCGGCGTACGGGCCGGGCTCGTGACGCGGGAGGCGGTGCCGGCCGACGTCGTGCGCGATGTCGTGGCCGCAGTCTTCGAGGAATTGCCGCTGCTGCGTTCGGCCCACCCGTCTCTTGAATCGCTGCAACCGCGCGAAATGGCCACCGAAGGTCTTGGCGCGCCCGTCCACGACGGCGCGATGGCCTATTTCACGGAGCGCGGCTGGCGATGA
- a CDS encoding cation:dicarboxylate symporter family transporter — protein sequence MLALLLGIGTGIFLGEIASPLRVVGDVYVGLLQMTVLPFIICSVIGNIGSLTIDQSKRLALISFAVLFVLWGVGFATLALLASALPVLPSGSFFSTSLIAPPREFDFVEIFVPSNPFRSLSENFVPAVVVFCILVGFALMQSPNKTEIVALFKTLNDTLGRVSNYVTRLSPIGVFAIAASAAGTITLEEFGRLQAYFVIYGAAVVLLVFVLLPLIVSAVTPFRYGDIIATQGNVLITALAIGSVFAVIPLLVESQKRLVDRLGSSGARPSRQELEHAADLVIPLAYPFPHLGKIVTLIFIPFAAWFYGRPMDAADYIPFATSGLFLSFGKVTVTIPFLLDLQEIPADIFRLFLMSSAVAGPLSDMLGAAHLLAFTSLTTCAMSGLLVFRRAGIAGTAVLCLAATVVTVGATHLTLSRLFDDFLSRENVIAQMNLMQERSPFTILPVSGPNTDALLAGESPMERIERRRRIRIGFDPDNLPFSYYNARGDLVGHDIDLAHRLARDLGLELEFVPINALTLVDQLREDHFDVAVSGIPVNVGVYEDATYSQPYLNVNLAFVSADHERGDFASMAALGAGDGLVLGIKTGSYFGYYIRQILPEARIVELWSESQFFEGPPERMDALVTTAEGGSAWTLIHPEFAVIDPRDDETSASIAILFARADTQIAADIGTWLQLKRNDGTLRRLYEYWILGRGAKPTMPRWSVVRDVLQWTD from the coding sequence TTGCTGGCGCTCCTGCTCGGCATCGGCACCGGCATCTTTCTCGGCGAGATCGCCTCCCCGCTTCGCGTGGTGGGCGATGTCTATGTCGGCCTCCTGCAGATGACGGTGCTTCCGTTCATCATCTGCTCGGTCATCGGCAATATCGGCAGCCTGACCATCGACCAGAGCAAGAGGCTCGCGCTGATCAGCTTCGCGGTCCTGTTCGTGCTCTGGGGCGTCGGATTTGCGACCCTTGCCCTGCTGGCCAGCGCGTTGCCCGTACTGCCCTCGGGATCGTTCTTCAGCACCAGCCTGATCGCGCCGCCGCGCGAGTTCGATTTCGTGGAGATATTCGTTCCATCGAACCCGTTCCGGTCCCTGTCGGAGAATTTCGTCCCCGCCGTCGTGGTGTTCTGCATTCTCGTCGGCTTCGCGCTGATGCAGTCGCCGAACAAGACCGAGATCGTCGCCCTGTTCAAGACGCTGAATGACACGCTGGGGCGCGTCAGCAACTACGTGACCCGACTGAGCCCGATCGGCGTGTTCGCGATCGCGGCCAGCGCGGCGGGGACCATCACGCTGGAGGAGTTCGGCCGGCTTCAGGCCTATTTCGTGATCTATGGCGCGGCGGTGGTCCTGCTTGTCTTCGTGCTGCTTCCGCTGATCGTCTCGGCCGTCACGCCGTTCCGCTACGGCGATATCATCGCGACGCAGGGCAACGTACTGATCACCGCGCTCGCGATCGGAAGCGTTTTCGCCGTGATCCCGTTGCTGGTGGAGAGCCAGAAGCGACTGGTGGACCGTCTGGGATCATCGGGCGCCCGGCCGAGCCGCCAGGAGCTCGAACACGCCGCCGACCTCGTCATTCCGCTTGCCTACCCGTTTCCCCATCTCGGCAAGATCGTGACGCTGATCTTCATACCCTTTGCCGCCTGGTTCTACGGCCGGCCGATGGACGCCGCCGACTACATACCGTTCGCGACGTCGGGCCTCTTCCTGAGCTTCGGCAAGGTGACGGTCACGATCCCGTTCCTCCTGGACCTGCAGGAGATTCCCGCCGACATCTTCCGGCTGTTCCTGATGTCGAGCGCGGTCGCCGGGCCGCTCAGCGACATGCTCGGCGCGGCGCATCTGCTGGCCTTCACGTCGCTGACGACCTGCGCCATGAGCGGCCTCCTGGTGTTCAGACGCGCCGGGATCGCGGGGACGGCGGTGCTTTGTCTGGCGGCAACGGTCGTAACCGTCGGGGCAACCCATCTGACCCTGAGCCGGCTCTTCGATGATTTCCTCAGCCGGGAGAACGTCATCGCCCAGATGAACCTGATGCAGGAGCGCAGCCCGTTCACGATCCTGCCCGTCAGCGGGCCGAACACCGACGCCCTGCTTGCCGGCGAATCGCCGATGGAACGCATCGAGCGCCGCCGTCGCATCCGCATCGGCTTCGACCCCGACAACCTGCCATTCTCGTACTACAACGCGCGCGGCGACCTTGTCGGCCACGACATCGATCTCGCCCATCGCCTGGCCCGGGACCTGGGTCTCGAACTGGAGTTCGTGCCCATCAATGCCCTGACGCTGGTCGATCAGCTCCGCGAGGATCACTTCGACGTCGCCGTGTCGGGTATCCCGGTGAATGTCGGGGTCTATGAGGATGCAACCTACAGCCAGCCCTACCTGAACGTGAACCTGGCCTTCGTGAGCGCGGACCACGAGCGCGGCGATTTCGCCAGCATGGCGGCGCTGGGCGCCGGCGACGGCCTTGTGCTCGGGATCAAGACAGGCAGCTACTTCGGCTACTATATCCGGCAGATCCTGCCAGAGGCGCGCATCGTCGAATTGTGGTCCGAAAGCCAGTTCTTCGAGGGACCGCCGGAGCGCATGGACGCGTTGGTGACGACGGCCGAGGGCGGATCCGCCTGGACGCTGATCCATCCCGAATTCGCCGTCATCGACCCCCGCGACGACGAGACATCCGCATCGATCGCGATCCTGTTCGCCCGGGCCGACACGCAGATCGCCGCGGATATCGGGACATGGTTGCAACTCAAGCGAAACGATGGAACGCTTCGCCGGCTTTACGAGTACTGGATCCTCGGCAGGGGGGCGAAGCCGACCATGCCGCGCTGGAGCGTCGTTCGCGACGTCCTGCAATGGACCGACTGA
- a CDS encoding substrate-binding domain-containing protein encodes MANGLRIFVPVAIQALMDRLRPRLEATAGQALTPLVDLNPVIPERIAAGEAFDIGLTNPPYVEALVAAGRVDGASHRPFGRVPLAIGRRAGTGESVPTGVAEIAALLSGADSIGYTGAGTSGRTYLNVMARLGLSETLAPRGRPMGAGEPVASVVVGDTELAVAPLTTILSSPGIGVAAIFPDALGAHIDMSVFLSPMPGAGAAAVLERLTGPELDAELAAAGVVRFAFD; translated from the coding sequence ATGGCGAACGGGCTGCGCATCTTCGTGCCGGTGGCGATCCAGGCACTCATGGACCGTCTCAGGCCGCGCCTGGAGGCGACGGCGGGGCAGGCGCTGACACCGCTCGTCGACCTGAACCCTGTGATCCCCGAACGGATCGCCGCTGGAGAGGCATTCGATATCGGCCTGACCAATCCGCCCTATGTGGAGGCGCTGGTGGCGGCTGGCCGCGTCGACGGCGCGAGCCATCGGCCCTTCGGCCGGGTGCCGCTCGCCATTGGTCGCAGGGCTGGCACGGGCGAGTCGGTCCCGACCGGCGTGGCGGAGATCGCGGCGTTGCTCAGCGGTGCGGACAGCATCGGCTATACCGGCGCAGGGACGAGCGGGCGGACCTATCTCAACGTCATGGCGCGGCTCGGCCTGTCGGAGACGCTGGCGCCGCGCGGCCGGCCGATGGGGGCAGGCGAGCCGGTGGCCTCGGTCGTGGTGGGCGACACCGAACTCGCCGTGGCGCCGCTGACCACGATCCTGTCGAGCCCGGGCATCGGCGTCGCCGCCATCTTTCCGGACGCGCTCGGCGCGCACATCGACATGTCCGTCTTCCTGAGCCCCATGCCCGGGGCAGGCGCGGCCGCGGTTCTGGAGCGTCTGACAGGACCGGAACTCGATGCCGAGCTCGCGGCGGCAGGGGTGGTTCGGTTTGCGTTCGACTGA